The following proteins are encoded in a genomic region of Saccharopolyspora antimicrobica:
- a CDS encoding Rv2732c family membrane protein: MQEVMMSEAEDQRQQRAWLRRIDPGSRAMVIAPVMLVLVVSAMLPWAGDAAGWEVLTGQADPALKIGLLPWLFAVNSTVVGLGVGALALITRRWLFAFVAGMAGLVVAFEGVIAIWSRQTSGQHGPAFGLIIAAVCMVVLAVQWIKVIWSRD, translated from the coding sequence GTGCAGGAAGTGATGATGAGCGAGGCCGAGGACCAGCGTCAGCAGCGGGCCTGGCTGCGCCGCATCGACCCCGGCTCCCGGGCGATGGTGATCGCTCCGGTGATGCTGGTGCTGGTCGTCTCCGCGATGCTGCCCTGGGCCGGTGACGCCGCAGGCTGGGAGGTGCTGACCGGTCAGGCGGACCCGGCGCTCAAGATCGGCCTGCTGCCGTGGCTGTTCGCGGTCAACTCCACCGTCGTCGGCCTCGGCGTCGGCGCGCTGGCGCTGATCACCCGCCGCTGGCTGTTCGCCTTCGTGGCGGGCATGGCCGGGCTCGTGGTGGCCTTCGAAGGCGTGATCGCGATCTGGTCCCGCCAGACCAGCGGTCAGCACGGCCCGGCGTTCGGCCTGATCATCGCGGCGGTCTGCATGGTCGTCCTGGCCGTCCAGTGGATCAAGGTCATCTGGTCCAGGGACTGA
- the miaB gene encoding tRNA (N6-isopentenyl adenosine(37)-C2)-methylthiotransferase MiaB, translated as MSTRTYEIRTFGCQMNVHDSERLAGMLEDAGYERAGSGDADVVVFNTCAVRENADNRLYGTLGHMRPAKDRNPNMQIAVGGCLAQKDRDTIVKRAPWVDVVFGTHNLGSLPTLLERARHNEEAEVEILEALDVFPSTLPARRESAYSGWVSVSVGCNNTCTFCIVPALRGKEKDRRPGEILAEVQALVSEGVLEVTLLGQNVNAYGVEFGDRFAFGKLLRSCGQIEGLERVRFTSPHPRDFTDDVIEAMAATPNVCPQLHMPLQSGSDRILKAMRRSYRSERYLNILRNVREAMPDAAITTDIIVGFPGETEEDFEATMEVVRQARFSSAFTFQYSKRPGTPAAELPDQLPKEVVQQRYDRLIELQNEISWAENKNLVGRPVELLVAEGEGRKDAETHRLSGRARDGRLVHFTPTGAVDREIRPGDVVHTTITRAAPHHLVADTDISSHRRTRAGDHWEEGVRPKTSGVTLGLPSFGAPAPQPIAEQGCAC; from the coding sequence GTGAGCACGAGGACGTACGAGATCCGAACCTTCGGCTGCCAGATGAACGTGCACGATTCGGAGCGGCTCGCGGGCATGCTGGAGGACGCCGGGTACGAGCGCGCCGGATCGGGTGACGCCGACGTGGTCGTGTTCAACACCTGCGCGGTGCGGGAGAACGCGGACAACCGCCTCTACGGCACCCTCGGCCACATGCGTCCGGCCAAGGACCGCAACCCGAACATGCAGATCGCGGTCGGCGGCTGCCTGGCGCAGAAGGACCGCGACACGATCGTCAAGCGGGCCCCGTGGGTGGACGTCGTCTTCGGCACCCACAACCTCGGTTCGCTGCCGACGCTGCTGGAGCGCGCGCGGCACAACGAAGAGGCCGAGGTCGAGATCCTCGAAGCGCTCGACGTCTTCCCCTCCACGCTCCCGGCGCGCCGCGAGTCGGCCTACTCGGGCTGGGTGTCGGTGTCGGTCGGCTGCAACAACACCTGCACGTTCTGCATCGTGCCCGCGCTGCGCGGCAAGGAGAAGGACCGCCGGCCGGGCGAGATCCTCGCCGAGGTGCAGGCCCTGGTCTCCGAGGGCGTGCTCGAGGTGACGCTGCTCGGGCAGAACGTCAACGCCTACGGCGTCGAGTTCGGCGACCGCTTCGCGTTCGGCAAGCTGCTGCGCTCCTGCGGGCAGATCGAGGGACTGGAGCGGGTCCGCTTCACCTCGCCGCACCCGCGCGACTTCACCGACGACGTGATCGAGGCGATGGCCGCGACGCCGAACGTGTGCCCGCAGCTGCACATGCCGCTGCAGTCCGGCTCCGACCGGATCCTCAAGGCGATGCGCCGCTCCTACCGCTCCGAGCGGTACCTGAACATCCTGCGCAACGTGCGCGAGGCGATGCCGGACGCGGCCATCACCACCGACATCATCGTCGGCTTCCCGGGCGAGACCGAGGAGGACTTCGAGGCGACGATGGAGGTCGTCCGGCAGGCCCGGTTCTCCAGCGCGTTCACTTTCCAGTACTCCAAGCGCCCCGGCACGCCCGCCGCCGAGCTGCCCGACCAGCTGCCGAAGGAGGTCGTCCAGCAGCGCTACGACCGGCTGATCGAGCTGCAGAACGAGATCTCCTGGGCGGAGAACAAGAACCTCGTCGGACGCCCAGTGGAACTGCTGGTCGCCGAGGGCGAGGGCCGCAAGGACGCGGAGACCCACCGGCTCTCCGGCCGCGCCCGCGACGGGCGGCTGGTGCACTTCACGCCGACCGGCGCCGTCGACCGCGAGATCCGGCCTGGCGACGTCGTGCACACCACCATCACCCGCGCCGCCCCGCACCACCTGGTCGCCGACACCGACATCAGCTCGCACCGGCGCACCCGGGCGGGTGACCACTGGGAGGAGGGCGTGCGGCCGAAGACCTCGGGCGTCACGCTCGGTCTGCCGTCCTTCGGGGCTCCAGCCCCGCAGCCGATCGCCGAACAGGGATGTGCGTGTTGA